From Pirellulales bacterium, a single genomic window includes:
- a CDS encoding redox-sensing transcriptional repressor Rex, producing the protein MPPPDGPAPKAVVNRLSLYLRELEHLVRDGHATTSSTRLGSVLGFSDAQVRKDLAYFGHFGHPGIGYRCDELITAIKRILGTDQQWPVALVGMGNLGRALLGYRGFAQRGFRIVAVFDVADDKVGSPAEGLVVEHLDRLPEVAQVHRIRLGMIAVPSPSAQLVADRLVAVGVEGILNFAPVTINLPQHVSQVGVDLAIELEQLAFSVVKRK; encoded by the coding sequence GTGCCACCGCCCGACGGGCCGGCGCCCAAGGCGGTGGTCAACCGGCTCAGTCTTTATCTGCGTGAGCTGGAGCACCTCGTCCGAGACGGCCATGCCACCACCAGTTCCACCCGCCTGGGCAGCGTGCTCGGTTTCAGCGACGCCCAGGTGCGAAAGGATTTGGCCTATTTCGGGCATTTTGGTCATCCCGGCATCGGCTATCGCTGCGACGAGCTGATCACGGCCATCAAGCGGATTCTGGGCACCGACCAGCAATGGCCGGTGGCGTTGGTCGGCATGGGCAACTTGGGCCGCGCGCTGTTAGGTTATCGGGGATTCGCACAGCGGGGGTTCCGCATTGTGGCCGTCTTCGATGTGGCCGACGATAAGGTCGGCAGTCCCGCGGAGGGGTTGGTGGTCGAACACCTCGACCGCTTGCCAGAAGTGGCGCAAGTCCATAGGATACGTCTCGGCATGATTGCCGTGCCGTCGCCGTCTGCGCAGCTTGTGGCCGACCGGCTGGTGGCGGTGGGGGTCGAAGGAATTTTGAACTTTGCCCCCGTCACGATCAACTTGCCCCAGCATGTCAGTCAGGTGGGCGTCGACTTGGCCATCGAGTTGGAACAGCTCGCGTTTTCGGTGGTCAAGCGAAAATAG